The following are encoded in a window of Drosophila simulans strain w501 chromosome 3L, Prin_Dsim_3.1, whole genome shotgun sequence genomic DNA:
- the LOC6734432 gene encoding peptidyl-prolyl cis-trans isomerase-like 1 — MLSLSDPNNAGGIPDKAWQPHFVTLETSMGEITVELYWKHAPNTCRNFAELSRRGYYNNVVFHRIIRDFMIQGGDPTGTGRGGASIYGSEFGDELHGDLRHTGAGILSMANSGPDTNGSQFFITLAPTQWLDGKHTIFGRVYTGMEVVKRIGMVETDKNDRPVDPLRIIKAKVEKL; from the exons aTGCTGTCCCTAAGCGATCCCAACAATGCGGGTGGCATTCCCGACAAGGCCTGGCAGCCGCACTTCGTGACCCTGGAAACGAG CATGGGAGAAATCACCGTGGAGCTGTACTGGAAACACGCGCCCAACACCTGCCGCAACTTCGCCGAGCTCTCGAGAAGGGGCTACTACAACAACGTGGTGTTCCACCGGATCATCAGGGACTTCATGATCCAGGGCGGCGATCCCACGGGCACTGGCCGCGGAGGAGCCTCCATCTACGGATCGGAGTTCGGGGACGAGCTGCACGGCGACCTGAGGCACACGGGCGCGGGCATCCTCTCGATGGCCAACTCCGGACCGGACACCAACGGGTCCCAGTTCTTCATCACGCTGGCGCCCACGCAGTGGCTGGATGGCAAGCACACGATCTTCGGCAGGGTGTACACGGGCATGGAGGTGGTCAAGCGGATCGGCATGGTGGAGACCGACAAGAACGACCGCCCCGTGGATCCCCTAAGGATCATCAAGGCCAAGGTGGAGAAGCTGTGA
- the LOC6734431 gene encoding BLOC-1-related complex subunit 6, with protein sequence MSHRHQDIPIRPRYGYVAEESGPVEGAARSSGSGATPASSYTEIPFLAQYPGAVPEHVLQDLTPTATGHAAIPGSAKTRPNGENYLNLDSGEDPDEEDDPLEEEDNSNSNSNSKGSSGDIERPRLKAESNVPYELEGETSDSDGMRHFVAHDLEAKLRERVTASSYSSEHTTPLSSMGPIGATSGNGLLTRRFLQSRNIPEVDGSVLSDIELEAQYLASSVDNLMENLGNLLHSISSITADNVEVHRSAVNKLTDTLDANIKCQYQLLAKAEEITKSMKPTEQLGQRIRQIKRLVDMLDSTM encoded by the exons ATGTCGCACCGCCACCAGGACATTCCCATCCGCCCACGCTACGGTTATGTGGCCGAGGAGAGTGGCCCTGTGGAAGGAGCAGCCAGGAGTTCCGGATCCGGAGCCACGCCCGCCTCCTCCTACACGGAAATTCCGTTCCTGGCCCAGTATCCGGGAGCGGTGCCGGAGCACGTGCTCCAGGATCTGACGCCCACGGCCACTGGCCATGCTGCGATTCCCGGAAGCGCAAAGACAAGACCCAACGGCGAGAACTACCTCAACCTGGATTCCGGCGAGGATCCCGACGAGGAAGACGATCccttggaggaggaggacaacAGCAACTCGAATAGCAACTCCAAGGGCAGTTCCGGCGACATCGAGAGGCCCAGACTGAAGGCAGAGAGCA ATGTGCCCTACGAGCTGGAGGGCGAAACCAGTGACTCCGACGGAATGCGCCACTTTGTGGCCCACGACCTAGAGGCCAAGTTGCGCGAGCGAGTGACTGCCTCGTCCTACTCCTCGGAGCACACCACGCCCCTGAGCTCCATGGGTCCCATTGGAGCCACTTCCGGCAACGGTCTGCTCACGCGGCGGTTCCTGCAGTCGCGCAACATTCCCGAAGTGGACGGCAGCGTCTTGAGCGACATCGAACTGGAGGCCCAGTACTTGGCCAGCTCGGTGGACAATCTGATGGAGAACCTGGGCAACCTGCTGCACTCGATCTCCTCCATAACGGCCGACAACGTGGAGGTCCACCGCAGCGCCGTCAACAAGCTGACGGACACCTTGGACGCGAACATCAAGTGCCAGTACCAATTGCTGGCCAAGGCGGAGGAAATCACCAAGTCGATGAAACCCACAGAGCAGCTGGGTCAGCGCAT AAGGCAGATCAAGCGGCTGGTGGACATGTTGGACAGCACCATGTAA